The following proteins are encoded in a genomic region of Cryptomeria japonica chromosome 11, Sugi_1.0, whole genome shotgun sequence:
- the LOC131069016 gene encoding uncharacterized protein LOC131069016, with amino-acid sequence MWRGLSMRTLLILCVCMTILYNSISADCNKVAVSNALIRDNNLRPAEVEVVFYLVTPWWIPSIRPWKPWDVRTYQLLLLEVDGRLMELEKMFMLLPWKMPRCTTII; translated from the exons ATGTGGCGCGGCTTGAGCATGAGGACTCTCCTGATTCTTTGTGTTTGCATGACCATCCTCTACAACTCAATCTCTGCAG ATTGTAACAAAGTAGCTGTTAGCAATGCCCTGATACGAGACAACAATTTGCGCCCTGCGGAAGTGGAGGTGGTGTTTTATTTGGTGACGCCATGGTGGATACCATCTATTCGGCCATGGAAGCCCTGGGATGTACGAACATACCAATTGTTGTTGCTGGAAGTGGATGGCCGTCTTATGGAACTGGAGAAAATGTTTATGTTGCTACCATGGAAAATGCCCAGATGTACAACAATAATCTAA